The DNA window GGAGACACCTCGCAGCAGTAAAGGAGGTCTAAGGAGTAGAAGAGAGAGCAAAAAGCAGCACGCGCATCCAGAGTTTGTTAAAACTCGTAAAAATCTTACATCATCAGGTACTCAGAATCCTTTTCCAGAACTACTGCACGTATTAACAAACGTATTATTGAATGACATACGTGAAAAGTTTTGACTTCAAGATTAGGAAAAATTCGCAGAAAAACTACATTCGGACTGCCTTCAGCAATTTTAGCAAATGTATCGTATCACTGAAAGGGGGTTTTTCGCAGTGCTAGCATCCAGACGCCTCCACGCCTtcagcgcgcctgcgctgcgtgcCCGAGTTCCCCTTTTCTCTTGATTTTTCTATTTCCCCTCCGCcgttcgtcttcttcctcgcaggTGCTTCTTACCTAGAATGTGTCTGAGCAGATACTCGCGGAGGATTCGCGAGGGCTTGCCTGCGACTTCGGGCttggtcgccgtcgccgcctcgacggcTGCGACcatcgcgccggcgcccgcccagACCTAAAAGACCAAAAACACGCAAAAATGAAAAAACTCGACCCAAGCCAGAGAAGGAAcctgcgcagccgccacgGAGACGCCCTCCCCAAGGGCCCGCGGGGGAACGGAGGAAACCGAAGACCGCCAGCCACGCCTCAGAGAGAGTCGCGCAGAAacagatgcatgcagagaTCCAGCGGACAGAGAGAGTGAAgtgtgcgtcgccgcacgcgcgcagagaagcaaCCGCTACAGAGGCACACGCGGAAAGCCGAGAGTGTGCGTAGATAGGATGTAACGCGAGGATCGCCGCACAGCAGGCTGATGACGTTTGAAACGCTCCAGGAAAGAACAACAGGCTCGTGCGCAGCTACGCAAACAGGTCGGGGAAAGGAGGGAAAACTGaaacgaggcggcgcagacgccgtccccccccccccctccatCCACCCGCCGtcccgagagagagaagggcgtGGAGCACAAGGCGGGGCTCTACCGAGGAGACCGGACTTAAAAATTGGCGACATCCTAGTctctagaatactgaagacGCACGCTCTCAAAGCACCGGAGGCCAGGTGATCTATAGAGTATAGCGGGAAACCACGATCGCGCAGAAGCCAATCAAGCAGCTCAAAAGACACCGCCGGGTCCACTGGAGGTTGCCTCAGGTGCGACTGGAgggccttccgcctccgGGGCGGCCCCGCGTGaggcctcggctgcgtcagctgcgccagctgcgcgatGTATCAAGAGAcactcgcgcgcggaagggctccagcgagcgccgcagcgcgcgtcgTGGAGAGAAGACACTCACCTGCGTCGGCGTGAAATTGCCGAGGGGGTCGCGATTGgtcgcgaggaagaaggcttTGTTTTCGTTGATGCAGAGCTGCGCGTACTGCAACTTGTAGTAGTTGAAAGAGCGATCCAgaccgacgacgacggcgcccaCGTCCCGGCTGaaaacacacgcagagacacttTTTCGATTTCTTCCCCTTCCAGCGGAGaccccagcgccgcggcctccgcctcgcgcgcctgcgcagacacTTCgacacgaagaagaggctgcagcggagcGCAGGCAAGAGGCGCTGCAcaacgcgagagaagaggcgaagaggcgaaagccgcggagagaaaaTGGCGAACGCGTAGGACCAAGCTAGACGGCGAAACAGCGGCGAAAAagcgcaggaggcgaaggcggctgaagagggcgaggacaATCAAGACAAAAAGCGACGGCAGACCAGCGGAAAAGGCAGCCGACAGATCAGAGAACGTGCCAATCATGTTTCgggagaggaaaaaagaaaaggtGCGGGAAACGGGGATGGAAAGTGCCTTGCCTGTAATCGACGGCGAGGTTTTTGTTGGTCTGGTAGTCGAGGAACTTCTCGTTTTCTGCGAACACGCCATGCAGAAAAATGCCGTTTCAGTCCCCCGATGCACTCTCTCAACTGCCGAATGGATAGAAAGATTTGCGAAGAAACAGACGCCTCTGCACGGAGTTGAGACGCACGCGGTCTCACCTCATCGCTCGTTGACAGGCAGCTCGAGCCGCCATATATAGCCACACAGAATACCGCGCAGACATATGCTTCGACGCTTAACAGATAGAGATTCGAagacctatatatatatatatatatatatatatatatatatatatgtataaatatattcGTGTGCGCACAGGCGcacataaatatacatacatataaacacatatatatatacatatatacgtatgtatgaGGTAAGTACAGGAGTGGTTATCTGGCGCGAAGCGAGATCCGCTCTGTTTggctgcagcgaggcagccgaaAATAACATTGGTATTTGCACAGAATAGATGGGGACAGATTTGCAGTATCTCCGAACTCCTCTCTGCTCTAGAAGACAAGGGATCAGGCTGGTACGGAGTACTCGCCGCCACACAGTAAACGCAACCGCCGCATGACGGAGGAGCATTTACACGTTCGGCAGCGTCTTTGAAGATATCTCGCGCGGGAAGGACTTGCGCGAGCAGACCTGAGCCCCAGGAGCCCGCAAGCGGGGGAGACAACAAACACGCGTGCCCAGAAGAGCCACGCCCGCGTGGCAGGTACCTGAAGGCCCCCCGATGGTTTTGAATCCGTGGTTCTGTAGCTCCTCCACGAGTCCTGCCTCGCCGATGACGTAGACGAGCTCTCGTGCAGTGGCGGGTTCggtggccttcgcgcgcgcggcgcggcgctgctgcaggtaccacgcagcgacgacggcgctgcagacgacttggtcttcctctgcgcgcacgccgagTGCCTCGAGCTTCTTCAGAAACCCCTTCCGCGTCTTGGTGCTGTTGTTGGTCAGGAAGTATATCTTCTTCCGCAcgcgctccgcgccgtctgctgcttGCTCGTTCCCCGGCTCGCCCGCGAAGGCgtcgagaagcgcgcggacACCGGGAAGCAGCTTGTCTCCGTGCCACAACACGCCGTCGCAGTCGAAGAGAAGGACATCCACGCTCGCCAAAAAATCCGCactcgtctgccgcgtcccCACGTGAACGCCCTCCTTCACCGCAAACTCCGTGCAACCCGAGGCCGTCGGCACGATGAGGCAAGGCAaagaagaacgagaagagagaggagaagaagaagcgggaggaggagacgggTGCGGCATCTTGGAGTGGGCGAGGCCCGGGTTCGAgccggggagagagagggaagcagaagagaaaggccGAACCGGAGACCGGtgcgagaaagaggaagaccgatccgagagagagggaggaaaacgcagcagacgggcggcggcgcgacggctggaaagaggcgaggagaacgGGCGATCAGGGAGAAGCCGAggggcgccgagagagactggaagcgaaggagacgcagcggagaacAAGCGGAAACACGGCGGAAGGGCATCAGCTCTCATAGCGCGCAGAGTAGCAGACGTAGAacgaggcagcgcgccgaagcgaaggagacgagaggccagaggacgcagacTGAAAGGCGAAAACAGCAAAcgaaacgcgagaggcgcggaggaggacgcgccaAAGAAGTTGAAGACGAGCGGGACGCTAAGAAGAAGTCGAGGCAATTTGATAAAGCGGCGCCAGTGCGCCttgaggagaagaggagccaaggcgcgaagagagacagcgtcTGGAAACACGGGAAGGCCGAGGAGCGAGCAactcgctgcagaggccagcGACAAGTCAAGCGCAGACTGATCGGAGGAAAAGCAAATAGAGGCTGCCGAGGCCCAGAGAGACAAACGTGTGCAACTTTgctgcgaggaggacgagagagagagtcaaCAAGCTGTTAATCCTCCCCCTCAACTCAGACTGCCCTTCCGCACTGCCACGGAGAGACCGCTTGAGGGTTTAGAGTTGGAAAAGTCAGTTTTCTTTCTCAAGAAAGGAACAAATGCTTTTCACAGAGAGCGGATCGACGGTGCGTCCTGTGCGGGAGCGGGAGCGCTTCGCAGCGTCAGCCGCGCTAGTTGCATGCTGCGGAAGCGCATGTCTTGGTGTGCGCGCTACTGGGCATGCCGCGTCTCGCACTTCCCTTCGAAAAGGTCCCGTCGCCCGCAAGCAAGGAGATAGAGAAAAGGCGGAAACGACAAACACAGAAGCACACTTACGCATCCACACCGATGTTTCTGACTCACATGAGCTTTTTTTCACGTGGGATCGCTCGAGATTGCCAAAGGTGgaggcctgcgccttcttgtGTCTCTAGCTACACAAGAATGTAGTTACGTATTGCTTTAGTCATGTGTAGCCAGATAGCTACATAGATATAAAGAGAGTTCTAGATGCACAGCAAATGCAGATGTGTGTGAATACAAAGAGCCAGAATACGGGATGGTAAAACACGCTATCGCCAGAGTACACAGAATCGAAGAAAACGAGTGAGTGTCGGCTAAATCCATAGAGGAGGGTGGCGCGCCCAGGACAGGAGGTGGAAAGCGAGGCCGGATTCGAGAGACGGCAGGAGTACTCAGCTTCAGGGAGAAGAACTAGCTTCTCCGAGAGTCAGGGGCAGAGAGGGACAAGAGGGAAGCAGCATGTGGGAAGAATGTGCATTTTCGTGCGAACGGATCGAGCTACGGCGCCTCCGGTCTCGAGGAAGTTGATGAGAATCCTTAACGAGCTGAAAAGCCAATTTCCCGATTCCTCAAAAGCCCCGAGGAACGCTTGGAGACATTTTAAATCTAAAAAACAGTTTTAACAGCGAGGAGGCAATTTCTATCCTATAGAAATACATATAAACATATTTAAAAAAAAACTATTTAGTAGAACTTTGTGTTGAAGGTAAATTATTGATATCTGGTAATTTGAGTAGTATTCCAAAACTCTTGCTGGCTGCGCTGGGAGGGAGGAAGCATCTTATTATAGAAGCGGGGAGAGTCAGGCGTCGATGGGTCGGA is part of the Besnoitia besnoiti strain Bb-Ger1 chromosome XII, whole genome shotgun sequence genome and encodes:
- a CDS encoding HAD hydrolase, family IIA protein (encoded by transcript BESB_023970): MPHPSPPPASSSPLSSRSSLPCLIVPTASGCTEFAVKEGVHVGTRQTSADFLASVDVLLFDCDGVLWHGDKLLPGVRALLDAFAGEPGNEQAADGAERVRKKIYFLTNNSTKTRKGFLKKLEALGVRAEEDQVVCSAVVAAWYLQQRRAARAKATEPATARELVYVIGEAGLVEELQNHGFKTIGGPSASSSCRSVCAGARGGGRGAGVSAGRGRNRKSVSACVFSRDVGAVVVGLDRSFNYYKLQYAQLCINENKAFFLATNRDPLGNFTPTQVWAGAGAMVAAVEAATATKPEVAGKPSRILREYLLRHILGDLPLDRVCLVGDRLDTDIRFAERLGVRSVLTLTGVTDPALLLKNIEMRHAATQAANGAADGAAGKKKRRLTTAAPEETDESEPPYVVPDFVIASAAQLVQ